One Silene latifolia isolate original U9 population chromosome 4, ASM4854445v1, whole genome shotgun sequence DNA segment encodes these proteins:
- the LOC141653813 gene encoding DEAD-box ATP-dependent RNA helicase 32-like, with amino-acid sequence MKKSKPIRRQLAKQRRLTEKEEIQMLKQWIEFGKPDPGLNPLSLPPLPDDSPVGKLDENTFSRYAGCHLFKHLPLSRNTKDGLRNSKFEKMTDVQRASLPHSLCGRDILGAAQTGSGKTLAFLIPVLEKLYKERWGPEFGVGCIILSPTRELATQLFGVLNSVGKYHGLSAGLLIGGRKGVDTEKERVHELNILVCTPGRLLQHMDETTNFECSQLQILVLDEADRILDAGFKKEVNAIISQLPRTRQTLLFSATQTKSVQDLARLSLKDPEYLSVHEEATTATPENLVQTATVVPLHQKLDLLWSFIKSHLKSRVLVFLTSRKQVKFVFEAFKKLRPGIPLKCLHGKMNQEKRLGTYSQFCDEHAVLFSTDVSSRGLDFDKAVDWVVQVDCPPDVATYIHRVGRTARYNSGGKAVLFLEPSEIKMLDKLREAKIPIVERKVNKEKLQPIAVQLADKLARFPEMRQLAQRAFITYLKSISKEKDKEIFDVMKLAIDEFSASLGLPLTPKIRFFNGKSMAKSSSKVGPTIDLEESAAENLLETSGMVGSESSEDESDSDLLGKETSAEAMPQKPDIEALVPVTRVLKKKKLKINVNRPTGKRVVFDEEGNDLPPLAAIADRAGGNTSKIDEVKVLERYKKEREKLKEADKEDKLHGRQRLKEIKMKKKAKLKRGMPDEDEEDSDGEAVAPRLNKKTKLYSDSESEDKDTVAKRNKLSLEAQEALALKLLGSMHD; translated from the exons atgaaaaaatcaaaaccaatACGGCGTCAATTAGCCAAACAACGCCGTCTTACCGAAAAGGAAGAAATCCAAATGCTAAAACAATGGATTGAATTCGGTAAACCCGACCCTGGTTTGAACCCTTTATCGCTTCCGCCATTGCCGGATGACTCACCTGTGGGGAAGCTCGATGAAAATACCTTCTCAAGGTACGCTGGCTGTCACCTCTTCAAGCACCTCCCATTGTCTAGAAACACTAAAGATGGGTTGAGAAATTCTAAGTTTGAGAAGATGACTGATGTTCAGAGAGCTTCTTTGCCGCATTCGCTTTGCGGCCGTGATATTCTTGGTGCTGCTCAAACTGGCTCCGGTAAAACCTTGGCTTTTCTTATTCCT GTGTTGGAGAAGTTGTACAAGGAAAGATGGGGTCCGGAGTTCGGTGTGGGCTGCATCATCCTATCCCCTACTAGAGAATTGGCCACTCAGCTTTTTGGTGTTTTAAACTCAGTTGGCAAGTATCATGGGCTTAGTGCCGGTCTACTCATTGGTGGCCGTAAAGGGGTTGATACGGAGAAAGAACGTGTGCATGAACTCAATATATTGGTGTGTACTCCAGGAAGGCTACTACAACACATGGATGAAACAACAAATTTTGAATGCTCTCAGCTGCAG ATTTTAGTCCTTGATGAGGCAGACCGAATTCTTGATGCGGGCTTTAAGAAAGAAGTAAATGCAATTATTTCACAGCTTCCAAGGACGCGGCAAACTTTGCTGTTTTCAGCAACCCAAACAAAATCGGTTCAAGACCTAGCAAGACTCAGTTTAAAGGATCCTGAATATCTGAGTGTTCACGAAGAAGCCACTACAGCAACTCCAGAAAACTTGGTGCAGACTGCTACTGTTGTCCCTCTACATCAAAAGTTGGACCTTTTGTGGAGTTTTATTAAGTCTCATCTCAAATCCAGGGTTCTTGTGTTTCTTACTAGCCGCAAGCAG GTGAAGTTTGTCTTTGAGGCGTTCAAGAAACTACGGCCTGGTATACCTCTGAAGTGCTTACATGGAAAGATGAACCAGGAAAAGAGGCTGGGAACATATTCTCAATTTTGTGATGAACATGCTGTTCTTTTCTCAACTGATGTGAGCTCAAGAGGTCTTGATTTCGATAAAGCTGTTGACTGGGTTGTTCAG GTGGATTGTCCTCCTGATGTTGCAACATACATACATAGAGTTGGCCGCACTGCTCGATACAATTCTGGGGGAAAAGCTGTTCTATTTTTGGAACCGTCGGAAATAAAAATGCTAGATAAACTACGagaggcaaaaattccaattgtTGAGAGAAAG GTGAATAAAGAGAAATTGCAACCCATTGCTGTTCAGCTAGCTGATAAATTAGCCCGGTTTCCTGAAATGAGGCAGTTGGCTCAAAGAGCATTCATTACGTATCTCAAGTCTATCAGTAAAGAGAAGGACAAAGAAATTTTCGACGTGATGAAACTTGCAATTGATGAGTTCTCAGCATCATTGGGTTTACCATTAACACCAAAAATTAGGTTTTTTAATGGGAAAAGCATGGCCAAGAGTTCTTCAAAAGTAGGGCCTACTATTGATTTAGAGGAGTCTGCAGCAGAAAATCTGTTGGAGACATCAGGAATGGTCGGGAGTGAATCTAGTGAAGATGAATCTGACAGTGATCTCCTTGGGAAAGAGACTTCTGCTGAAGCCATGCCACAAAAGCCTGACATTGAAGCCTTAGT ACCTGTCACCAGAGTTTTGAAGAAAAAGAAATTGAAGATTAATGTGAATAGACCCACAGGGAAAAGGGTTGTGTTTGATGAAGAGGGCAATGATCTTCCTCCTCTTGCAGCTATAGCAGATAGAGCTGGGGGAAATACCTCAAAAATTGATGAAGTTAAAG TGCTTGAACGGTATAAGAAGGAACGAGAAAAGTTGAAGGAGGCAGATAAAGAGGATAAGCTTCATGGTCGTCAACGCCTCAAAGAGATAAAAATGAAGAAAAAGGCTAAGCTTAAGAGGGGAATGCCTGATGAAGATGAAGAGGATTCTGATGGAGAAGCTGTCGCCCCACGACTCAATAAGAAAACCAAGCTGTACTCAGACAGTGAGAGTGAAGACAAGGACACGGTCGCAAAACGAAATAAACTTTCTTTGGAGGCCCAAGAGGCTCTTGCTCTTAAGCTGCTCGGTTCTATGCACGATTGA